In Coleofasciculaceae cyanobacterium, a single genomic region encodes these proteins:
- a CDS encoding ATP-binding cassette domain-containing protein yields the protein MGHSSKKLRNLRRNIGYNIFQGHNLLNSLTARQNVQMALGLHSDISRREGLERAEFLLSAVGLADFINQHPHKLSIGQQQRVAIARALVAHPKIVLADEPTASLDKKSGLEVIELMQHLAQKQSCTVILVTHDVRIFDFADRRLNLEDGRLTASD from the coding sequence ATGGGTCATTCATCAAAGAAACTCAGGAATTTGCGTCGCAACATTGGCTATAATATCTTCCAAGGGCATAATCTGTTGAATTCTCTAACTGCTAGGCAAAACGTACAGATGGCACTAGGTCTACATTCAGATATATCTCGCCGTGAAGGTTTAGAACGAGCGGAATTCCTCTTAAGTGCAGTTGGTTTGGCTGATTTTATCAATCAGCATCCTCATAAGCTCTCGATTGGACAACAACAGCGGGTAGCGATCGCTCGTGCTTTAGTCGCTCATCCCAAAATCGTTTTAGCCGATGAACCTACCGCTTCTTTAGATAAGAAATCTGGTTTAGAAGTGATCGAGCTGATGCAGCATTTAGCCCAAAAACAAAGCTGTACGGTAATTCTGGTAACTCATGATGTCCGCATTTTTGACTTTGCCGATCGCCGACTCAACTTAGAAGACGGGCGTTTAACTGCTTCAGATTAA
- a CDS encoding sulfotransferase: MKSPVFIVGCDRSGTTLLRLMLNQSSELYITPETKFLIPLQENQTIYGDFTQPAQRYFFIRDLQTNRATSKTFTFSVLGLTIAEAETALAQAAPTDFTGAAESILTAVARKQNKQRWGDKTPHQVRDISSLAEMFPNAQFIHMIRDGRGVAVSIRKAGWHNGNLLKIAQYWQKQVSAAINAGRALDSNRYYEIYYEKLLTQPEVTLRNLCNWLDLEYTPQMLEYYRDANSNIQPEHKDLFKLNQKPIDAGRIDAWKSQLSKQDTADFESIAANMLQKLGYELDGAKIAPEIKLTRALKHRFTPLLHDLKQKLQT, translated from the coding sequence ATGAAATCTCCCGTTTTTATCGTTGGCTGCGATCGCTCTGGCACAACTTTATTACGCCTGATGCTTAATCAGAGTTCCGAACTCTACATTACTCCCGAAACCAAGTTTTTAATTCCTCTACAAGAAAACCAAACAATATACGGCGACTTTACTCAGCCCGCTCAACGTTATTTTTTTATTCGCGATTTACAAACCAATCGAGCAACTTCAAAAACTTTTACTTTTTCTGTCTTGGGTTTGACTATTGCCGAAGCCGAAACTGCTTTAGCTCAGGCCGCACCTACTGATTTTACAGGGGCAGCCGAGTCAATCTTGACTGCCGTAGCACGTAAACAAAACAAACAGCGTTGGGGGGACAAAACTCCTCATCAAGTACGAGATATATCTTCCCTAGCTGAAATGTTTCCCAATGCTCAATTTATTCACATGATTAGAGATGGTCGAGGTGTGGCTGTTAGTATCCGTAAAGCAGGATGGCACAATGGCAATCTTTTAAAAATAGCCCAGTATTGGCAAAAACAAGTTAGTGCAGCAATAAACGCAGGTAGAGCTTTAGATAGTAATAGGTACTACGAAATTTATTATGAAAAATTGCTCACTCAACCAGAAGTAACTCTGCGGAATTTGTGTAATTGGCTGGATCTTGAATACACGCCTCAGATGCTGGAATATTACCGTGATGCTAATTCTAATATTCAGCCAGAACATAAAGATCTTTTTAAGCTGAATCAAAAACCAATTGATGCTGGGAGAATCGATGCTTGGAAATCTCAACTATCTAAGCAGGATACAGCAGATTTTGAAAGTATCGCTGCCAATATGCTTCAGAAACTAGGATACGAGTTAGACGGAGCGAAAATTGCTCCTGAGATCAAATTAACTCGCGCTTTGAAACACCGTTTTACGCCACTGCTTCATGACCTCAAACAGAAATTACAGACTTAA
- a CDS encoding glycosyltransferase, which yields MKIAILAGGVFPTLSKTFIIDQITELIDRGHEVNIYATEPDSQNTVHPNVEKYQLKKHIYYHKVPENSLVRLRKLTGIWLANFSKNPAVMLRTLNIFKYGKKALSLRLLYLAIPYLDKQPYDVVHCHFGYNGLKGQALRDLGVLRGKLIVTFHGVSMSKDLQEKGVQIYNRLFEKGDLFLPISEHWQHKLIKLGCDESKIIVHRMGIDCHNFAFMPRQPSADGVTRLVSISRLVEKKGIEYGIRAVAKLAKIKPDLEYNIVGDGLLKPKLQELIQELNVGNLVKLLGWKQKTEVIDILNNSHVLLAPSITAKNGDREGIPVALMEAMAMGLPVISSLHSGIPELVADGISGFLIPERDVEGIAAKLNYLIEHPEMWPRMGKAGREIVEANYDIDKLNHRLLEIYQELCRDE from the coding sequence ATGAAAATTGCTATTCTTGCTGGGGGAGTTTTTCCCACTCTTTCTAAGACATTTATTATCGATCAAATTACCGAATTAATCGATCGCGGGCATGAAGTTAATATCTATGCGACCGAACCTGATTCTCAAAATACAGTTCATCCAAATGTCGAAAAATACCAGCTTAAAAAGCATATTTATTACCATAAAGTGCCAGAAAATAGCTTAGTACGATTGCGGAAATTAACTGGTATCTGGCTGGCTAATTTTTCTAAAAATCCAGCCGTCATGCTTCGCACTTTAAACATCTTTAAATATGGTAAGAAAGCATTGTCATTGCGGTTACTATATCTGGCAATTCCCTATCTTGATAAACAGCCATATGATGTAGTTCATTGTCACTTTGGTTACAACGGTCTTAAAGGTCAAGCTTTACGCGATCTTGGTGTGCTTCGAGGCAAATTGATTGTTACCTTTCATGGTGTAAGTATGTCGAAAGATCTTCAGGAAAAAGGCGTACAAATCTATAACAGATTATTTGAAAAAGGAGATCTTTTCTTACCCATTAGCGAACATTGGCAACACAAGTTGATTAAGCTGGGCTGCGACGAATCAAAAATCATCGTACATCGCATGGGCATAGACTGCCATAACTTTGCTTTTATGCCCCGCCAACCTTCTGCTGATGGCGTTACTCGACTGGTAAGCATCAGCCGATTAGTTGAGAAAAAAGGTATAGAGTATGGTATTCGGGCTGTTGCTAAATTAGCCAAAATCAAACCCGATCTTGAATACAACATTGTCGGTGATGGCTTATTAAAGCCCAAGTTGCAGGAATTAATTCAAGAACTAAACGTAGGTAATTTAGTAAAGCTACTTGGTTGGAAACAAAAAACCGAAGTGATCGATATTCTCAATAATTCCCATGTTCTCTTAGCTCCTAGCATAACAGCCAAAAACGGCGATCGCGAAGGAATTCCCGTAGCTTTAATGGAAGCAATGGCAATGGGACTTCCCGTAATTAGCAGTCTTCATAGCGGTATTCCCGAATTGGTAGCCGATGGCATTTCGGGTTTTTTAATTCCTGAACGGGATGTTGAGGGAATAGCAGCCAAGTTAAACTACTTAATCGAACATCCAGAAATGTGGCCACGGATGGGTAAAGCTGGGCGGGAAATAGTCGAAGCAAATTATGACATTGACAAGTTAAACCATCGCTTATTAGAAATTTATCAGGAGTTGTGTAGAGATGAATAA
- a CDS encoding WecB/TagA/CpsF family glycosyltransferase — MSSNRKNAKYESYKSKFDSAYLLNRRVDLVTSNTVIELICQSCSKKQKIIISHYNIHAFNLSMLLPQFLAFHQDADLTICDGMGMLKGLELTGIGVSSKYRVALTSMIPKLLNECEQHELSVFILGSKPENLTKALNNQKAKHPNLNIAGNHGYFDQENSDENQTVVQKINQFKPDILIVGMGMPRQELWIQNNYQNLEALVIIPGGAIIDRLAGVVSNSPKWMSDAGLEWLYRLLREPKRLAARYMLGNPLFLLNLFWAKYHQFDFIQTTKSEVEPDISPAKVNQIIDPKIKTLDTKINYS, encoded by the coding sequence ATGTCTTCAAACAGAAAGAATGCCAAGTATGAATCTTATAAATCAAAGTTTGACTCGGCTTATTTGCTCAATAGGAGAGTTGATTTGGTAACAAGTAATACAGTTATTGAACTAATTTGCCAAAGCTGTAGTAAAAAGCAAAAAATTATTATTTCTCACTATAATATTCATGCTTTTAATTTATCGATGTTGTTACCGCAGTTTTTGGCATTTCACCAAGATGCTGACCTTACCATCTGTGATGGCATGGGGATGTTAAAAGGCTTGGAGTTGACGGGTATAGGTGTTTCATCTAAATACAGAGTGGCTTTAACTTCAATGATTCCTAAATTGCTTAATGAATGTGAGCAACATGAATTATCAGTATTTATATTAGGTTCTAAACCTGAAAATTTAACCAAAGCTCTTAACAATCAAAAAGCCAAACATCCCAATTTAAACATAGCTGGTAATCATGGCTATTTTGACCAAGAAAATTCAGATGAAAATCAAACTGTAGTTCAAAAAATCAATCAGTTTAAACCCGATATTTTAATTGTCGGCATGGGAATGCCTCGGCAAGAACTGTGGATTCAAAATAATTACCAAAATCTAGAAGCTCTGGTGATTATTCCTGGTGGTGCAATTATCGATCGCCTAGCAGGAGTAGTATCAAACTCTCCTAAATGGATGTCTGACGCTGGTTTAGAATGGCTCTATCGTTTGCTGAGAGAACCAAAACGTTTAGCTGCTAGATATATGTTGGGAAATCCACTTTTCTTGCTCAATCTTTTTTGGGCAAAGTATCATCAATTCGATTTCATTCAGACTACAAAAAGTGAAGTTGAGCCAGATATTTCTCCAGCTAAAGTTAATCAAATAATCGACCCAAAAATTAAGACCCTCGACACGAAGATTAACTATTCATAA
- a CDS encoding glycosyltransferase family A protein has product MSTPEISVVVPAYNVEAYIATALLSLEHQSFSNFEVLVVDDGSGDRTPEIVRSFSDRDSRFNLLQKSNGGLSSARNYGIRRATGEYIALLDGDDVYGSEKLANHVARLRSSPQVGIVYSASQAIRNDGTPTFMRLSGKPINPDPLVALLCKNFIGHGSNAVFRRCILDEVGEFDETLRSCEDIDFWLRIAATKKWQFYREPKIHSFYRVRPSGLSFDLEEMKASQLRVIVAACKRSPELVESILPTAYAYMNRYLARLSLTAGDVNSARKFIDRALAAERQIFLQDPRSLLTLMAVYLAPLSQLAIKGSLGSIKSKVSN; this is encoded by the coding sequence ATGTCTACCCCGGAAATTTCTGTAGTCGTACCTGCTTACAATGTTGAAGCATATATTGCCACAGCATTATTGTCCTTAGAACACCAGTCATTCAGCAATTTTGAAGTTTTGGTAGTTGACGATGGTTCTGGCGATCGCACTCCAGAAATAGTTAGATCTTTTAGCGATCGCGATTCTCGGTTTAACTTACTGCAAAAGTCGAACGGTGGTCTTTCTTCGGCTCGCAACTATGGCATTCGGCGTGCTACGGGGGAATATATTGCTCTTTTGGATGGAGATGACGTATATGGCTCGGAAAAATTGGCTAATCACGTGGCCCGACTAAGATCTTCACCACAAGTTGGGATCGTCTATAGTGCTTCTCAAGCAATTCGCAATGATGGTACTCCTACCTTTATGCGCTTAAGTGGTAAACCAATTAACCCAGATCCGCTGGTAGCCTTACTCTGTAAAAACTTTATCGGTCATGGTTCTAATGCCGTATTTCGTCGCTGCATCTTAGATGAGGTAGGAGAATTTGATGAAACTCTGCGCAGCTGTGAGGATATTGATTTTTGGTTGAGAATCGCAGCTACTAAAAAATGGCAGTTTTATCGTGAACCAAAAATTCATTCTTTTTACCGTGTTCGTCCCTCTGGACTTTCATTCGACCTAGAGGAAATGAAAGCTAGCCAACTGCGGGTAATTGTTGCCGCCTGTAAACGTTCTCCAGAATTAGTTGAGAGTATCTTACCTACTGCCTATGCCTACATGAATCGATATTTAGCGCGATTATCTTTGACGGCGGGAGACGTAAACTCAGCCAGAAAATTTATTGATCGCGCTCTGGCTGCGGAGCGCCAGATCTTTCTCCAAGACCCGCGATCGCTTTTAACCCTGATGGCGGTATATCTAGCACCCTTGTCGCAATTGGCGATCAAAGGTTCTCTTGGTTCGATCAAGTCAAAGGTTAGTAATTGA
- the devC gene encoding ABC transporter permease DevC, with protein sequence MALAGIAFAVILMLMQLGFRDALFDSAVRIHHRLKGDIFLLGSQSLSLVELKEFSQKRLYQSLGLPDVESVGSVYIGYGSWKNPQTNKTRSLMTIGIDPEDNVLALPEVEKNLAFLRESDVVLFARASRPEFGDIAQLLTQKSQVTTKLEQRRITVKGLFTLGASFGSDGTVVTSDLNFIRLFDPQRTSGLIDIGAISLKSGASVAKNIRQLKRSLPNDIQVLSKAEFIALEKSYWGGSTAIGFIFTLGTIMGFVVGTVIVYQILYADVTDQMMEYATLKAMGYSNSF encoded by the coding sequence GTGGCATTAGCTGGAATTGCCTTTGCGGTAATTTTAATGCTGATGCAGCTAGGATTTCGCGATGCGCTGTTTGATAGTGCGGTGAGAATCCATCATCGATTGAAGGGAGACATATTTTTGCTTGGTTCTCAATCTCTTTCGTTGGTGGAGTTAAAGGAATTCTCGCAAAAACGTCTATATCAATCTTTGGGATTACCAGATGTTGAGTCTGTTGGTTCGGTTTATATCGGCTATGGTTCGTGGAAAAACCCCCAAACAAACAAAACCCGTAGCCTGATGACCATTGGCATCGACCCTGAAGATAATGTTTTAGCTCTGCCAGAAGTTGAGAAAAATTTAGCATTCTTGAGGGAATCTGACGTAGTTTTATTCGCTCGCGCTTCGCGACCAGAATTTGGTGACATTGCACAGTTGTTAACCCAAAAATCTCAAGTCACTACTAAATTAGAACAACGTCGAATTACCGTCAAGGGTTTGTTTACCCTAGGGGCATCTTTTGGTTCTGATGGCACGGTAGTTACCAGCGATCTTAACTTTATTCGCCTCTTCGATCCACAAAGAACGAGCGGTTTAATTGATATAGGTGCGATCTCCCTCAAATCTGGTGCGTCCGTTGCCAAAAACATCCGACAATTAAAGCGAAGCTTGCCCAACGATATCCAAGTCTTGTCCAAAGCCGAATTTATCGCCTTAGAGAAAAGCTACTGGGGAGGAAGCACCGCCATTGGCTTTATCTTTACTCTCGGAACAATCATGGGGTTTGTAGTTGGGACAGTCATTGTCTATCAAATCCTCTATGCCGATGTTACCGATCAGATGATGGAATACGCCACCCTCAAAGCAATGGGCTATAGTAACTCATTTTGA
- a CDS encoding TolC family protein: MSNLQKISAVGAGTAIFLGNTISANAENLPELEGDTPKRISLQPNRLKVTFSMASLPELSQTSIANPTQFLTASTWNFLPLQSKLAQLSPISPEDRPGEEQTLPSVLRLDVFSNSADPLLLPTQPNEVTIDFEQLVTLEDAVSIAVTNNQEIEISRLTINRSLAELQEARAGLYPSLNSSVGFDNRLTAGAGAGAGIGAPEELTVDNSATNTFDSSLSLSYDVYDGGARGASINSAEKQVRLNQLLLEQTIEDTSLQVATDYYVLQGAEAQVEIEQATVEDAAQTFKDADLLERAGVGTEYEVLQAKVALAQARQTLNLEQANRDIARRQLADTLNVGQKVALQTADEIEPAGTWESSLPESIVMAYDNRAELKQFLLEREINGEQRQIALAANRPQVSLVASYDLQEELDDGSDLADGYSLGATVNWAFFDGGAARAIARQSSTDIEIDEAEFANQRDTIRFEVENAYLSLNANQENIDTAEQAVELAQESLRLARLRFQAGVGTQTDVIVAQTELSTARGNLLSAIIDYNQSFAELERAISDLSDGDPADLS; this comes from the coding sequence ATGAGTAATCTTCAAAAAATTTCTGCTGTTGGCGCAGGTACAGCTATCTTCTTAGGCAACACTATCTCAGCCAATGCCGAAAATTTACCTGAGCTTGAAGGCGATACGCCAAAACGGATCAGCTTACAGCCGAACAGGTTGAAAGTTACTTTCTCGATGGCATCTTTGCCTGAGTTAAGTCAAACCAGTATCGCCAACCCAACTCAATTTTTAACGGCTTCTACGTGGAATTTTTTACCTCTACAAAGCAAGCTAGCTCAATTATCCCCCATATCTCCAGAAGATAGACCGGGAGAAGAGCAGACGCTACCCTCGGTACTAAGATTAGATGTATTTAGCAATAGTGCCGATCCCTTACTACTTCCAACCCAACCCAATGAAGTAACTATTGATTTTGAGCAGCTTGTTACTTTAGAAGATGCTGTCTCAATAGCTGTGACTAACAATCAAGAGATAGAAATATCTCGATTAACCATCAATCGCTCATTGGCAGAATTACAAGAAGCCAGGGCTGGACTATATCCCAGCCTAAATTCATCAGTGGGTTTTGACAATCGACTAACCGCAGGTGCAGGTGCAGGTGCAGGTATAGGTGCGCCAGAAGAACTCACAGTTGATAACTCTGCTACCAACACATTTGATAGTTCCTTATCTCTTAGTTACGATGTTTATGATGGTGGAGCTAGAGGCGCAAGTATTAATAGTGCTGAAAAACAAGTCCGTTTAAATCAGTTACTTTTAGAGCAAACTATTGAAGACACTAGCTTACAGGTTGCCACAGACTACTACGTTTTACAGGGTGCCGAAGCCCAGGTAGAAATTGAACAGGCAACAGTAGAAGATGCGGCTCAAACTTTCAAAGATGCAGATCTCCTAGAGAGAGCGGGAGTCGGTACAGAATATGAAGTCTTGCAGGCAAAGGTTGCACTGGCTCAAGCACGACAAACGTTAAATCTTGAGCAAGCCAATCGAGATATTGCTCGAAGACAGTTAGCAGATACTCTAAATGTCGGGCAAAAAGTTGCTCTACAAACCGCTGATGAAATCGAACCAGCTGGTACATGGGAAAGTTCCCTACCAGAAAGTATTGTTATGGCATATGATAATCGTGCTGAATTAAAACAATTTTTGCTGGAGAGAGAAATTAATGGTGAACAACGTCAAATTGCTTTAGCCGCAAATCGACCTCAAGTTAGTTTGGTTGCTAGTTACGATCTTCAGGAAGAATTAGATGACGGCTCAGATCTTGCCGATGGCTATTCGCTTGGTGCAACTGTAAACTGGGCTTTTTTTGATGGTGGTGCAGCACGTGCCATAGCTAGACAATCCTCAACAGATATTGAAATAGATGAGGCAGAATTCGCCAATCAACGAGATACAATTCGCTTTGAAGTAGAAAATGCTTATTTGAGTCTTAATGCCAATCAGGAAAACATTGATACGGCAGAGCAAGCTGTCGAACTGGCTCAAGAAAGTCTACGACTAGCAAGGTTGAGATTCCAGGCAGGTGTAGGTACGCAAACTGACGTAATCGTCGCTCAAACAGAGCTAAGTACTGCTCGTGGTAATTTGCTTAGCGCTATTATCGATTACAACCAATCTTTTGCTGAATTAGAGAGAGCTATTAGCGATTTATCTGATGGTGATCCAGCAGATTTGTCATAA
- a CDS encoding lipopolysaccharide biosynthesis protein translates to MAKSTKNKLPDLNRQFFCTDHLKTELKQRSVRGGAVTLVAQAIKFILRMGSTVVLARLLSPEDYGLIGMATVVIGFVQLFKDLGLSAATVQKSEINHQQVSTLFWINLIISLAIALLVIALAPLVARFYDEPLLRGITMALAITFIFGGLTVQHQALLQRQMRFLELAKIEIVSMLVGVIVAVASAWYGLGYWALVLMQIATVITNAIAVWLSCSWRPGFASQDSAIRSMLAFGGNLTGFRLVNYFSRNLDNLLIGRYWGSQQLGLYAKAYQLVLLPIEQINSPVNSVALPTLSSLQSEPEKYSKYYYKAILLITTLGMPIVGFMFASADKVILLMLGEQWLGVVPIFQYLMPAAFIGTFNVAAGWVYQSLGRTDRQFRIGMVMATTDILLFSLGLRWGAVGVAAFYGLSRPILMIITIVYCYRGTFLKVADFFRTIFRPVFASVSAAIALIGVNYFLVANLNFLIALLIDLCLYFCFYLSIWIFIPGGKSEIREILHLLKTLKPKRK, encoded by the coding sequence GTGGCAAAATCTACTAAAAATAAATTACCCGATCTCAATAGGCAATTTTTTTGTACCGATCATTTAAAAACCGAGCTGAAGCAACGTTCTGTGCGTGGAGGAGCAGTCACGCTGGTAGCTCAAGCAATCAAGTTTATCTTGAGAATGGGTTCTACCGTAGTTTTGGCACGTTTGCTCTCACCTGAAGATTACGGCTTGATTGGGATGGCAACTGTAGTTATTGGTTTTGTACAGTTGTTCAAAGATTTGGGGTTATCAGCAGCAACGGTGCAGAAATCCGAGATTAATCACCAGCAGGTTAGCACTCTATTTTGGATCAACCTAATTATCAGTTTGGCGATCGCTTTGCTAGTAATTGCCCTAGCTCCTCTAGTTGCCAGGTTTTACGATGAGCCACTTTTAAGGGGAATTACCATGGCTTTGGCGATTACTTTTATTTTTGGCGGTTTGACCGTTCAACATCAAGCACTGCTGCAAAGACAAATGCGCTTTCTTGAGCTTGCCAAGATTGAAATCGTCTCAATGTTGGTTGGAGTCATAGTTGCCGTTGCTTCTGCCTGGTATGGATTAGGTTATTGGGCATTAGTTCTCATGCAGATAGCAACAGTTATCACTAATGCGATCGCAGTTTGGCTGTCCTGTAGTTGGCGACCTGGATTTGCGAGCCAAGATTCGGCAATTAGATCGATGCTGGCTTTCGGAGGAAACTTAACGGGTTTTCGCTTAGTAAATTATTTTTCCCGCAATTTAGATAATTTACTAATCGGTCGTTACTGGGGTTCTCAACAATTAGGACTTTATGCCAAAGCCTATCAGCTAGTTCTTTTGCCCATCGAGCAGATCAATAGTCCTGTAAACAGTGTTGCTCTCCCTACTTTAAGTAGCCTCCAGTCAGAGCCAGAAAAATACAGTAAATATTACTACAAAGCTATTTTATTAATTACCACTTTGGGGATGCCAATTGTGGGATTTATGTTTGCTTCGGCTGACAAAGTAATCCTGTTGATGTTAGGAGAACAATGGTTAGGTGTAGTTCCTATCTTTCAATATCTAATGCCAGCAGCCTTCATTGGCACATTTAACGTGGCTGCGGGATGGGTTTATCAATCATTAGGAAGAACGGATCGTCAGTTTCGCATCGGCATGGTGATGGCGACAACAGACATCCTGCTTTTTTCGCTCGGTCTTCGCTGGGGCGCGGTTGGTGTCGCTGCATTCTATGGTTTATCTAGACCAATTCTGATGATTATTACAATTGTCTACTGTTACAGGGGGACATTTCTGAAAGTAGCTGATTTTTTCCGAACAATATTTCGCCCTGTTTTTGCTTCGGTGAGTGCAGCGATCGCCTTAATAGGAGTTAATTATTTTCTTGTAGCTAATCTTAATTTTTTAATTGCCTTATTGATCGATCTTTGCTTATATTTTTGCTTTTATCTATCGATTTGGATATTTATACCTGGAGGAAAATCGGAAATTAGAGAAATATTACACCTTTTAAAAACTTTGAAACCCAAAAGAAAATAA
- a CDS encoding class I SAM-dependent methyltransferase, translating to MTSSTEVKQFYDNFTNTRMLQYKLDGNPRIDKAVKLISGYLTPDSNILDIGCGIGIVPEQIARQLKQGRILACDLGENNINYARQTVSSDQIEFFNVNVVENFEAIRNKLSAPVDLVTMVDVIEHLPPDSYDGLFNNLSQVTSDRAKLILTYPSPEYQVYLQQHNPQELQIIDEVIEINNLMQFADKYGFTLAYFTYIDVWKKNQYIHCVFSKNIACTPISKKGVSRKIQRKIKHYKSKIMMPFLKAKYIDLPSKSD from the coding sequence ATGACTAGCTCAACTGAAGTTAAACAGTTTTACGACAACTTTACCAATACTAGAATGCTGCAATATAAGCTAGATGGTAATCCTCGCATTGACAAAGCAGTTAAGTTAATTTCAGGTTATTTAACCCCAGACAGTAATATTCTCGATATTGGTTGTGGAATTGGTATTGTCCCCGAACAAATTGCCAGACAACTTAAACAAGGGCGAATTTTAGCTTGCGACTTAGGAGAAAACAATATCAACTATGCTCGCCAGACTGTTAGCTCAGACCAAATAGAGTTTTTTAACGTCAATGTGGTAGAAAACTTTGAGGCAATTCGTAATAAGTTATCTGCCCCAGTCGATCTAGTTACTATGGTGGACGTGATTGAACATCTACCACCCGATAGTTACGATGGACTATTTAATAATCTAAGTCAAGTAACTAGCGATCGCGCCAAACTGATTTTGACTTACCCTAGCCCTGAATATCAGGTTTATTTACAGCAACACAATCCCCAAGAGCTGCAAATTATTGATGAAGTAATTGAAATTAATAACTTAATGCAGTTTGCTGATAAATACGGCTTTACTTTAGCATATTTTACCTATATTGATGTCTGGAAAAAGAATCAGTATATCCATTGTGTGTTTAGTAAAAATATTGCTTGTACTCCAATATCAAAAAAAGGAGTTTCTCGAAAAATCCAGCGCAAAATAAAGCATTATAAATCAAAAATAATGATGCCTTTTCTCAAGGCTAAATACATCGATCTTCCTAGTAAATCAGATTGA
- a CDS encoding glycosyltransferase, protein MNNSKPFVSVIIPVYNDAERLEKCLAALDQQTYPQDLYEVIAIDNASAESIVEIVNKYQQASTIYEAEPGSYAARNRGITVAKGEIFAFTDSDCIPAANWIEQGVKALIDNPDCGIIGGKIKLFFRDPNRLTAVELYEDLTAFPQKRHIERNNFTPTANLFTYKEIFDELGKFNHQLKSNGDREWCQLVCGQGYGIKYAEQAMVSHPARYSFKEIYRRYLRMAGGRADAYRAKYQQNLFRFKIIYEVASSLLITPKDILVVAIKGNYSAVQRGKILLVLFALKWGLNSEKLRVMMGGVSHNY, encoded by the coding sequence ATGAATAATTCTAAACCCTTTGTTTCCGTAATTATTCCTGTTTATAATGATGCAGAACGCTTAGAAAAATGTCTGGCTGCATTGGATCAACAAACCTATCCCCAAGACTTATACGAAGTTATTGCGATCGATAATGCTTCAGCCGAAAGTATTGTTGAGATTGTCAATAAATACCAGCAAGCATCTACTATCTATGAAGCAGAACCTGGTTCTTATGCTGCTAGAAATAGGGGAATTACTGTTGCCAAAGGAGAGATATTTGCCTTTACCGATTCAGATTGTATTCCCGCTGCTAACTGGATCGAACAGGGCGTTAAAGCATTAATAGATAATCCCGACTGTGGCATTATTGGCGGTAAAATTAAGCTCTTCTTTCGCGATCCCAATCGTTTAACGGCTGTTGAATTATATGAGGACTTAACGGCTTTTCCGCAAAAAAGACATATAGAAAGAAATAACTTTACGCCTACAGCTAATTTATTTACTTATAAAGAAATTTTTGACGAACTAGGTAAGTTTAATCATCAATTAAAATCAAATGGCGATCGCGAATGGTGTCAGCTTGTCTGTGGGCAAGGCTATGGTATTAAATACGCCGAGCAAGCGATGGTTTCTCATCCAGCAAGGTACTCATTTAAAGAGATTTATCGTCGCTATTTGCGCATGGCAGGAGGGAGAGCTGATGCTTATCGAGCCAAATATCAGCAAAATTTATTTAGATTTAAAATTATTTATGAGGTTGCTTCAAGCCTTTTGATAACTCCCAAAGACATTTTAGTCGTGGCAATCAAAGGCAATTACTCAGCAGTCCAAAGAGGAAAAATACTTTTAGTTTTATTTGCTTTGAAATGGGGACTAAACTCGGAAAAATTGCGAGTGATGATGGGAGGAGTATCCCATAATTATTAG
- a CDS encoding ATP-binding cassette domain-containing protein produces MQPNTVVAIDKLNYFHGKGNLRKQILFDIDANINAGEVVFLTGPSGSGKTTLLTLIGGLRSLQSGSLEVLGSELNGSFIKETQEFASQHWL; encoded by the coding sequence ATGCAACCAAATACAGTTGTGGCGATCGATAAGCTAAATTATTTTCATGGTAAGGGTAATCTACGTAAGCAAATTTTATTTGATATTGATGCCAACATTAATGCAGGAGAAGTGGTCTTCTTGACTGGTCCTTCTGGCTCGGGTAAAACCACCTTACTAACCTTGATTGGCGGACTGCGATCGCTTCAGTCAGGAAGCCTTGAAGTTTTAGGGTCAGAGCTAAATGGGTCATTCATCAAAGAAACTCAGGAATTTGCGTCGCAACATTGGCTATAA